The Comamonas endophytica genomic sequence GGTCAGGCTCACTTTAGCCAGAATCGACATCTGCAACTCTAACCATGCTTTTAATCTGGGAGCCAGGGTCTGCTCCATTGATTTCGCCCTAGCAAGCTCGTCTAAAGCTCCGTGACGCCAGAAAATTGAAATTGCACCCGTATCCGTGACCTCACTGGCGACATCAGAAAATTGCCAGCGGCAAGGACTGTATTGGCCTTGGCACAGGCTGGCTCAAGCTCCACGTACGCTTTGGAAAAAGCCGAAAAAGGCTCTGTCTGACCCAGCACGAACCAATTCCAGGCTCCCAATTGCTCGACCTGGCGAAGGGCGGTGTTATCACCATCGAGCGCATGCAGCAAGGACTGTGACTGCTGCAATGCCAGTTGATCGCTGGAACCCATTTTCGTGATCATCGCTCTCATTTTCAAAGCATCGGGAACAGTGTCTTGACGACGCACATTGCGCATCAAAGTCCCAATCCTTGGGCAGTCTTCCAAGTCCCGCCAAGGAACCTCTTCGAGCTTCATTTCCCATTCAATGCTCGGAAGGAAAAGGCCAGAGAAGCCAACCTTCGCTGGCCTGCCTTTCATAAACAATGCCCTCAAAAGGATTTCCTTCACAACTGGCCATATAGCCAATGAAACCTGCGTGCTGGCTATGCACGAAAGCACGGTCAACCCAGCAGCCTGCCTACATCAGGCTCATCCGAAAGCTCTTCACCAATCCAGCTTACGTGCGCAGCGAATTTCACCTTCGAGTGTATGCAAGAGACTCACTGGAAAAGCAATCAACTTGAATCTTCACCTTGAGGCGCAACAGCCACAAGCTTGAACAATGGCAACGAATCACCAACATGCCCAACATCGGGTCCAAACTCCCCAGAAAACAACCGGGGAGGGGTTACCTGATGTACACCAAACTTAACAAACTCAGGAGGGCGTGCATCGTGCGCCAGCGCAGCGGTAGCCGGTGGCGAAGGTCGTAGGAAGTCATCAATCACGCGCTGGTAAGTGGCCACGGCCTGGCGGGAAAGCTGGGTCAATCGGGCAATGGCGGTCTGGGTGATCTTTTCGCCTCTGGCGTGCAGGGCGGCGCAGGCGGTGCGCACACTGTCGCCCGTCTTCCTGGTGCGTTCGCTGTGGGTGCGTTCGGCAGCCAGGCGCTGCCGCTGTACCAAAGAAAGCGAGGGATCGAGCTGCATCACACCGCGATTGCAGCGCCCATCGCCCGTGTAGCGGTCCCACGTCCAGCGGGCCACACTTTTGACCGTGTAGCGCAGCGCGGAGACGGCCAGGTTGCCCTTGGAAACGCCGGTTTTGGGGTCCAGGAAGCCGCGACGCTCGAAATCGTTGATCTGGTGGGCGTAATCTTCGAGACGCCGCGAGAAGGACTCGAAACTGCCCCTGTCTCGCTCGATGTTGACCACGCTATACGCAAAGAAGCGCAGCTGCTCAAACAGCGTCACTGCACGGGAATGCATCACCGGCAGCAGATCCGGCCCTTTGCTGAACCGCGGCTTCTCGGCGGGGATATCGAAGTACTCGTGAAGTTCACCCAGGCTGTATTCATGGGGATGCAGCTCTGCGGTATGCCACCAAGCATGGCCTGGAGTTTTGCACACCGGCCCTCCGTGATAGTCCGGGTCGGCATCCAGCAAGCGCGCCATCTCGCCATAGATGGCCTTCATGTAGCGGATCGGATGCGACCTGGCCTTGGCAGAGGTACAGACGGGATCAATGGCGTACAGCAGGTGAAAACTGCTGACGCTGCCGTTCTTGCCGCTCGATACGATCAAATTCGGCGCCGGCAGTCCTACCCTCTCCCAGCGATAGATATCTCCGTGATCGCAGTCGAACACCAGCCAGCTCACGAAGTTCGGGCGGTTGATCTGCATATACGGCCAGCGAATGGCGTATTCGACCGGCCGCGACAAGGTGGCGCTCTTGTTGTCGCTGACGCGCGGGTAATAAGCCGCTTCGGCCAGCACGCGGCCCAATGCAGTAGCCGGTGCTTCGTAGCGTTGTCTTAACGTGTTTTCAAGTACGGCTGTCGCTGTCATGGTCCCATAGCGCACATCCCATAGGGACGCGCGCACGCTTGCGCGCAGGGTTCAGGACACGTACAATAAAAGCATTCCAAGGCGCTTCATTGCGTTGGTAAGTGTCCACCCGTCAAAGTGTTCACTCACCTTGTGTCCCGGCCCCGCCCGGTTTCACTGTCAAAGCCCGCTCGTCAAAGCGGGCTTTGTCTTTGATCGTCCAGTTTTCTACTGTCTGGTCAGCACTCTCCTGTTCTTGACTTACTCATCTGCCTCGGCGCCACCGCCTTGTTGCGGCCGCATTGTCCTAGGCACCCAATCACCGGTTTCTACGGTAAAGCGTGTAATGCCGTAGCTCTGCAAAACACTTGCTACGCCATCCAGGCTTTGAAAATAGCGCAAACCGCCACGCGCAGCCCCGAGCACGCGCTCGTTCACTCCGGCGCGCAGAACAATCACTAGCCCTTTGTCGTCGGGTTCCACGCGGGCATCCGAAACCACGCCGGCGACGACGAGTTCCTTCAGGATCCGCGGCAAAACCACGCTTGCAGTTGTTGTCAACATCGTTTTTATACCCTATTGTACGATCAAAGGCAACAATATTAAAAATTGTCGCGATTTTACACGCTTCATACGTGCTCGGCCTCGCGTCATGAAGATCCTAGATTGCATATCGTTATATATATACTTACTTATATAGGTATATATATACCTATTTTTGCCTGAAGAGCATTTCAAGCGCCTCAACGACGATGTCCTTCTCGGTCACTCGCCGACCCTTGTCCCGGGTACGGGCCTGCGCTTCGTCACGCAAGCGGTCTGCCAAATCTTCGGGAAAATTGAAGATCTTTTGCACCCTGCCTCTGCGTGGCGCAGCTGTTTCCTCTTCCAGCGCCGCGATGGGAGCAGGGGCTACCACCACAGGCGATCTGGCTAAATTTTCCGCCTTGTCAGCTTGGCCACCTTCCAAAAAAGCCGTCGGATCCTTGGGCGTCTTGAACTGGGAGGTGTTGGGTTTTCCCTTCATGCTCATGCCGTCACCTCGCGGAAAAATGCTTCCATCTCGGCGATCGCCGCCTGATCACGTCCCAACTCTTTCACGCTCGCTCCCTCACCGATGGCACGACGAAACGCCACGCGCTCGCACACCTTCGTGGTCAGAACCCTCAGTTTCTGTTCCGTCAAAAATTCCAGCATTTCCGCTGCGTCCTTGGTTCTTGGATCAACCCGGGTAAGCAGCACGCGCACGTCCAGGTCTGGGTTGTAATCACGCGCCAGTTCGACAACTTCGAGCAAGTCGGTCATGGCGGCGGCATCCAGATTGCTCGCCCCAACGGGGATCACGGCGCGCTGGGCCAGCAGCAGGGCAGAGCGCAAGCCCACGGAATCACGGCCGCCGGCATCGACCACCACATGGTCAAAACCCGTGGCCAGCTGCTTGCCCTCGGAGAGGATTGCCTTGCCTGCCAAGCAGGTCGTCGTGGGAGTAGGGCCGCTGCTGTACTCCGAATCCCGGCGCCATGCGGCCCAGCTCGCTGCCGATGCCTGCGGGTCACCGTCAATCAAAAGCGTGCTGCCTTGACGAGCCAACATCACGGCCAAATGCACAGCAGTAGTTGTCTTGCCCACGCCGCCCTTGGTGTTCACACACGCGAAGATCATGCCTTCTCCTAGATATGTATATATACCGATTTATCCGCACCGACAGTTGACCATCGGCCATCGGAAGCCCTCAGGCATCAAGTATATATATACATACCTAGAAACGCACCATTGCGATGATCTTTTCTAGGCAATACGTAGCTTAAGGTTCGCAGTCCGAAAAATATACACAAATTTCGGACAAGATGAATTGCAAGTTGTCCGAAAAATGTATATAAATAACGGACACTATGTCTGATCTCAAATCGCAAGTCACTGCCATCGTTCGATCGGGTGGCCCCAACACCGTTTGGGTCCCCAGCGATTTTGCTTGCCTGGGAAACCGTGCCGCGGTCGACAAGACGCTGCAGCGCTTGGTGCAAAGCGGTGCGTTGCGGCGCATCGAGCGCGGCCTCTATGACCGACCGGGCATGAACAGTCTCACCAAGCGACCGACCCGACCGGACTACCGTGCCGTGGTCGATGCCATTGCGCGCCGCGATCAACTGCGTCTGCTGGTTGACGGTATGACGGCCGCCAATGATCTTGGCCTGACCGATGCCGTGCCCGCGCGCGTCACGATCCATACGGATGCGCGACGGCGCAGCATCAAGCTGGACCAGCTCGCCATTGATTTCAAGCACACCGCGCCAAGTCGACTGTATTGGGCTGGCAGGCCTGCAATGCGCGTGGTGCAGGCGCTGCATTGGCTCAAGGACACATTGGCTACAGACCGGCAACGCGTCCTGGACAAGCTGACCAAGGTGCTGGTAGACCCTCAGTATGGCGACGCTATACGCAACGACCTCTTGGAGGGCTTCGCCCTGCTTCCAGCCTGGATGCAAAGCGTGGTGCGCGAATTGCCAGGATGTGACCCTGCTACGGCCATCGTTCAGCCGTTGACCCAGTCGAAGAAGATGAAGACCGCTCTCCCCGTCCGCAAAGCAGCATTGAAGGAGAGCTCAATTGAAAGCTGATTTCCAAACGGTCATCGCCGCGTCGGATGCCGACCGGCTCGGCCTATTCCTGGCTACCGCCGCGCGCCTTGGCACCCCGGTGCAGAACGTCGAAAAAGATTTCTGGGTCTGCTGGACACTGGATGCCTTGTTCAATGGACTGCCCGCCGGCGGTCCACGGCTGCTGTTCAAAGGCGGCACATCGCTCTCTAAAGCCTTTGGACTCATCTCCCGATTTTCGGAAGACATCGACATCACGGTCTTCCGCGAAGACCTTGGCCAGCCTGTCGAGGCCGCCGACCTCGATGTCCTCACTGGCAAGAAGCGCCGTGCCAAACTGGATGACATCCGCGATGCCTGCCAGGCCTATATAACGGCACCGTTCACCCCCCAGCTGTATGAACTGGCCGCGCAATCCATGTCTAAGGGCTTCAAGATAGAGGCCGATGAGGACGACAAGGATGGGCAGACCGTACTGTTTTGGTACCCTACAGTCACTGGGGCAGAAAGCGACTACATCCGAGCGGCGGTCAAGATCGAGGCAGGCGCCAAATCCGCACTCGACCCCCACATACCGGCCACAGTGACGCCGTATGTGGCGCAGGATCTGCCCGACCTGGACCTGCATATCGGCAATGTGACCACCGTCAAACCAGAGCGGACGTTCTGGGACAAGATCATGATCCTGCATGGCCTGCGCCAGTGGCACGAAAACCGCGGCGTGCTGCGTCACGGCGGACAGCGGGTTTCACGCCACTACTATGACATTTACCGTCTCGCGCAGGCCAAGGACATCGCGGATTGGCAAGCTGACAAAGCACTGGCCGAGGACTGCGCCACCCATGCCAGGCTGTTTTTCGGCAGCCCGGATCTGGGCCTGGATACCGCAACTGCTGGAAGCTTCACGCTGAGTCCCAGCGAAGAAATGCGTGACGCGCTCATCAAGGACTACGCCGCCATGTCAGGGATGATTTTTGGCGAGGTTCCCACGCTGGACGACGTTTTGGCCAAGGTTGCCGATGTCGAGCAAGTGCTGAACAGCACTACATAAGCGTTTCTCCTGGGCAACTCTCTCCACGGCAGCATTTCGCTGCACGCCCACCCTACCATGGTGCTTTAGGCCATGTTTGCGGCGAAGAGTACCTAAAGGGTGCTCTATTGTTTACCGGATAAGAGGTTAAACGACACACACCACAATGACTTTACGCAGGGTTTGATAAACTGGGCTAGCACGATGCGCACCTCGTGACCAATGGTCGCCCCACATCAAATCGACTTTTGCACGCCGCGTAGCAAACGCAGGCCATTGAACACGACCAGCAGGCTCGCACCCATGTCTGCAAAGACGGCCATCCACATCGTCGCGCTGCCGAACACGGCCAGCACGAAGAACACAGCTTTGATGCTGAGTGCCAGCACGATGTTCTGCCAGAGCACCGCATAGGTCTTCTTCGACAGGCGGATGGTTTCGGGCACCTTGCGCAGGTCATCGTTCATGATGAGCACGTCGGCCGCTTCCTTGGCGGTGTCGGTGCCGGCAGCGCCCATCGAGAACCCGATGTCGGCGGCAGCAAGCGAAGGGCTGTCGTTGACGCCATCGCCCACCATGCCGACATGCCGGCCCTGGCCGCGCAGCTCGGCCACCACTTTCTGCTTATCCTCAGGCAGCAGGCCGGCGCGCACGTCCTCGATGCCGACCTGCTTGGCAATGGCATTTGCGGTGGTAGCGTTGTCGCCGGTCAGCATGATCGGCCGCACGCCAAGCGCTAGCAGCTCAGCGACCGCCTGCCTGCTGGTCTCCTTGGTCGTGTCGGCTACGGCAAAAAGCGCCAGGGCGTGCTGCTCGTCCGCCAGCACCG encodes the following:
- a CDS encoding DUF6088 family protein → MSDLKSQVTAIVRSGGPNTVWVPSDFACLGNRAAVDKTLQRLVQSGALRRIERGLYDRPGMNSLTKRPTRPDYRAVVDAIARRDQLRLLVDGMTAANDLGLTDAVPARVTIHTDARRRSIKLDQLAIDFKHTAPSRLYWAGRPAMRVVQALHWLKDTLATDRQRVLDKLTKVLVDPQYGDAIRNDLLEGFALLPAWMQSVVRELPGCDPATAIVQPLTQSKKMKTALPVRKAALKESSIES
- the parC gene encoding ParC family partition-associated protein, with protein sequence MLTTTASVVLPRILKELVVAGVVSDARVEPDDKGLVIVLRAGVNERVLGAARGGLRYFQSLDGVASVLQSYGITRFTVETGDWVPRTMRPQQGGGAEADE
- a CDS encoding replication initiation protein; its protein translation is MTATAVLENTLRQRYEAPATALGRVLAEAAYYPRVSDNKSATLSRPVEYAIRWPYMQINRPNFVSWLVFDCDHGDIYRWERVGLPAPNLIVSSGKNGSVSSFHLLYAIDPVCTSAKARSHPIRYMKAIYGEMARLLDADPDYHGGPVCKTPGHAWWHTAELHPHEYSLGELHEYFDIPAEKPRFSKGPDLLPVMHSRAVTLFEQLRFFAYSVVNIERDRGSFESFSRRLEDYAHQINDFERRGFLDPKTGVSKGNLAVSALRYTVKSVARWTWDRYTGDGRCNRGVMQLDPSLSLVQRQRLAAERTHSERTRKTGDSVRTACAALHARGEKITQTAIARLTQLSRQAVATYQRVIDDFLRPSPPATAALAHDARPPEFVKFGVHQVTPPRLFSGEFGPDVGHVGDSLPLFKLVAVAPQGEDSS
- a CDS encoding nucleotidyl transferase AbiEii/AbiGii toxin family protein, with amino-acid sequence MKADFQTVIAASDADRLGLFLATAARLGTPVQNVEKDFWVCWTLDALFNGLPAGGPRLLFKGGTSLSKAFGLISRFSEDIDITVFREDLGQPVEAADLDVLTGKKRRAKLDDIRDACQAYITAPFTPQLYELAAQSMSKGFKIEADEDDKDGQTVLFWYPTVTGAESDYIRAAVKIEAGAKSALDPHIPATVTPYVAQDLPDLDLHIGNVTTVKPERTFWDKIMILHGLRQWHENRGVLRHGGQRVSRHYYDIYRLAQAKDIADWQADKALAEDCATHARLFFGSPDLGLDTATAGSFTLSPSEEMRDALIKDYAAMSGMIFGEVPTLDDVLAKVADVEQVLNSTT
- a CDS encoding ParA family protein; this translates as MIFACVNTKGGVGKTTTAVHLAVMLARQGSTLLIDGDPQASAASWAAWRRDSEYSSGPTPTTTCLAGKAILSEGKQLATGFDHVVVDAGGRDSVGLRSALLLAQRAVIPVGASNLDAAAMTDLLEVVELARDYNPDLDVRVLLTRVDPRTKDAAEMLEFLTEQKLRVLTTKVCERVAFRRAIGEGASVKELGRDQAAIAEMEAFFREVTA